CGGTGGCTCCGATGAGCGTCATGCTTCGGATGTCTCGACCGATGCTGTCGCGGACGTTTCGCTTGGCGGCCAGCGGCGAAGCGCCTCGGCCCCGACCTCCGTCAGGGCGTAGATGCCACGGTCGATCCGCTCGAACCAGCCATAGACATTGCTGAGCAGGATCTTGGCGGCGTCGGGCGCCACAGCACGAAGGTCGCGTGGGCGTAGCTCACCGTTCTGCAGGGCAGCCGCACAGGCCAGGGCCTGCTGCCGGTAGGCGGTCATGATCGGTGAGCGCGTGGCGCCGCCGGCGGTTGGGTCGCCCCTGCGGCGGCGGTGCTCGCTGATCAGGCGCGACCGCTTCCGGTTGTTCTTGCGTGGCAATATTGCGGAGGCCGCAAGAATGACGTCGACCATGCCGTTGTCGGCAACCGACAGCATGCCGAACCCAAGCCTGCGGCAAAGATCGCGGAAGCGGCGATCGCTTTCGCGCCCTTTGCCCTTGGCCGAAACGCGGGCCGCGATCCACACCTCGTCGCCGGCAGTGGCGCGGTCGACGGCCTGCAGGATCAACTCGAGATTGAAGCTCAGCTTGAGCTCGCAGATGACGACGAGCGGCGGTTCGTCATCGCTCAGCGCAACCATATCGCAGCCGCCGATCTCGCCCTTGACGCTGTAGCCGCGGGTTTCGAGGAAGGTCTTGATCGGCTGATAGAGGGTCGTCTCCAAACCCGGGAATCCTGTTCTTGTCGAAATCGGGGAGGTTCAAGCAGTGAAGCATCATTGTGAAGGAGACTAGCAGATAACCCCGATCACCGGACTTGTCATCACGTCGCAGCGACAAAGCGGGCTGACTTCGTTGCCCTGCGGAGCCCGCCGAAGCAGTAGCAACCTCGCTTCGTCCTAACCTTGTGTTGTGCTATGATGCTTGCATGGGCGTCCTCCTCGGAGGCGTCGGGCATGCGAGGTTTTGACGACTGATGTTGCGAATCCTCACGCTGTTGTTTGTTCTGATCTCGTCCTTCGCGTTTCCAGCTTCATCGCGGGCCGAAAACGATCGGGTCGCCTTGGTGCTGCATGTCAACGGCGCCATTGGCCCGGCGACGGCCGAGTATGTCAGGCGCGGCCTGACGAAGGCAGAAGAGCGTCGGCTCCCGCTGGTGGTCCTGCAGATGGATACGCCTGGCGGTCTCGACACATCGATGCGCGAGATCATCCGTGCGATCCTCTCGTCCCCAGTGCCCGTGGCGAGCTACGTTGCACCGAGCGGCGCGCGCGCGGCGAGCGCCGGCACCTATATCCTCTATGCCAGTCATATCGCGGCCATGGCGCCGGGTACGAACCTCGGCGCTGCAACGCCGATTGCGATCGGCGGCGACATGTTCGGTCAGGGTAAGGACGGCGATACCGGCAAGAACGACGACAAACAGCCGGCGGCGCTGAGCGCTGCCGAGGCGAAGATCGTCAATGATGCCGTGGCCTATATCCGCGGGCTCGCGGAGTTGCGGGGGCGCAATGTCGATTGGGCCGAAAAGGCGGTGCGCGAGGCTGCGAGCCTCTCGGCTGAAGCGGCTGTCCGGGAAAAGGTCGTCGATTTTACCGCCACCACGATCGCCGATCTCTTGAAACAGGCAAACGGCCGGACCGTACATGCGGGGCAGCGGGAGATCGTGCTCGATACGGCGGGGCTTGCAACCGAAGACTTCGTGCCCGACTGGCGCACCCGGTTACTTACGGTGGTCACC
The nucleotide sequence above comes from Ensifer adhaerens. Encoded proteins:
- a CDS encoding DUF2161 domain-containing phosphodiesterase, whose product is METTLYQPIKTFLETRGYSVKGEIGGCDMVALSDDEPPLVVICELKLSFNLELILQAVDRATAGDEVWIAARVSAKGKGRESDRRFRDLCRRLGFGMLSVADNGMVDVILAASAILPRKNNRKRSRLISEHRRRRGDPTAGGATRSPIMTAYRQQALACAAALQNGELRPRDLRAVAPDAAKILLSNVYGWFERIDRGIYALTEVGAEALRRWPPSETSATASVETSEA
- a CDS encoding NfeD family protein is translated as MLRILTLLFVLISSFAFPASSRAENDRVALVLHVNGAIGPATAEYVRRGLTKAEERRLPLVVLQMDTPGGLDTSMREIIRAILSSPVPVASYVAPSGARAASAGTYILYASHIAAMAPGTNLGAATPIAIGGDMFGQGKDGDTGKNDDKQPAALSAAEAKIVNDAVAYIRGLAELRGRNVDWAEKAVREAASLSAEAAVREKVVDFTATTIADLLKQANGRTVHAGQREIVLDTAGLATEDFVPDWRTRLLTVVTDPNIAVILMMIGIYGLIFEFLSPGSVAPGTIGGISLLLGLYALSVLPVSFAGIGLILLGIGLMVAEAHSPSFGVLGAGGSFALVLGAAILFDTDTPGFAVSWSVLAALAVASLGFSLLVARLAFSSRRHAVVTGGEQMIGLAGTVDSWTGAGGYVFAHGERWQAVSTETLSRGENVKVIGRNGLTLEVIRDGQKA